The DNA region ATTTGGGTTTGGATTAGAGCGAGAAGTAACTGGTCATTTAGCTATTTTAATTGAACGAATTAATCAGAGAAATAAAACTGTTGTGAGTATCGATTTGCCGTCTGGTTTGCATACCGATACAGGTGAAGCGCTAGGCATTGCGATTGAGGCGACAGAGAGTTTATGTCTGGGTTTGTGGAAGCGGCTATATGTGCAAGACCAAGCCATCCCATACCTCGGTAAACCCACTCGCTTAGATTTTGGGATCCCAACCCAGCTCCTCGAACCTCACACAAAAATTCAACGCATCGATGTAACCATCGCGAAACGATTTTTACCATTGCGGCGATCGCCTCTAACCCATAAATACAAACAGGGAAATTTATTGTTGATTGGCGGGTCTGACCAATATGCAGGCAGCATTATCTTGGCGGGTTTGGGAGCGCGGGCAACGGGTGTCGGAATGCTAACAATCGCTGTCCCAAAATCTCTCAAGCCTTTGGTGGTGGCGCGACTCCCCGAAGCACTGGTGATTGGCTGTCCTGAAACAGAAGACGGTGCGATCGCCGAATTACCTGATTTAGACTTTGTGAAGTATGGGGCGATCGCCTGTGGTTGTGGCTTAACGCTGCAAGGAGCGACCAACATCATGCCGAAGTTAGTGAAGCAGGAAGTGCCATTAATTCTCGATGCCGATGCTCTGAACTGGTTAGCCCAAAATAATCTCAGCCAAATTCAAAATCGCCAAGCTCCAACGGTTTTAACGCCACACCTCGGAGAATTTAGACGAATTTTTCCGATGATTGAAGAGACGGGCGATCGCCTCACCATGACTCAACAAGCCGCCCAACTCAGTAACACCATCACCTTACTCAAAGGCGCAAAAACCATCGTTGCCAATCCCAACGGACAAATCTATTGCAGTACCGCAAGTACTCCAGCTCTTGCTCGTGGTGGTAGTGGCGATGTGTTGTTGGGAATTGCCGGAGGTCTCTTATCTCAAAATCCAACCAAGCCTCTGGAAGTAACTGCAACAGCCGCATGGTGGCATGCCCAAGCCGGGATTCTTGCCGCGAAAGAACAAACCCTTGCCGGAGTAGATGGCGTGACCCTCGCTACTTATCTCACCAAATTTCTGACAACTATGGATACTTGCATGTAGGGGCGTTTCGGGAAATGTCCTCATGATCGCCTAACCAAACTTAAACACTTGCCCCAAAACTTTTAGTGGCGCATCATTCCAATAGTCGATGTGGGAAATAATTAAATCCTGTTCGTTCACTTCCAGTAGGCTATAGCCGGAAATACTTAAACGCGGCTGCCAAGGGAGAGGACAGGTCATATTGAGTGTCCAGTCGGTACAAATCGTTGCATTATCACGCTGAATCTCGTGCAACTCAAGCTGAATATTCTGAAACCAGCGACCGAGAAAACCAATCATTTTCTTATACTTTGTCACCCCTCGAAATTCATTGAGTGGATCTTTAAAAAAGACATCATCTGCATAAATCTCAAAGGTCTGCTCCTTTGGAAATTGCTGATAATCTCGCTGCAAAATTTCGATGATATCCATGGGGTAAAACCAATTAATTTCAAGAGAGTATCCCCATCCTTCCTTGGGGAAGGTCCCCGAAGGGGGGAAGGGGTTCCCATATGTTTATTCAAAAGGAGAATTTTGAGTAATCCAATGGGTGATCGCCGCAACAACATCCTCTGAATGATTACAAACATCACCTTCAGAAAACCTTAAAAACTTCACGCCGAATGATTCTATTGTCCGTTGTCGAATTTCATCTTTGAGTTGAGCATTTTCATCATTGTGACTTGCGCCATCAACCTCGATTGCAAGCATCAGATCTTTGCAATAGAAATCAACGATAAAGTCATCAATGGGTCGTTGGCGATCAAAGTTATACCCCAGCAACTTTTTTCCTTTGAGATACTGCCAGAGAGTTGCTTCTCCTCGCGTCATATTCTTGCGGAGTTCACGAGCTAACGCCTTGAGATGCGGCCTGTAGGGAATGATCTTTGGCATCTGGTATTTTCAAAATAAGTCCTAAAAACAATTTATGTCCTTCCTTGGGGAAGGTACCCGAAGGGGGGAAGGGGTTTCAGTAGTTTATGTCACCTACCAGAATTTCCTAACCTTTCCATCTGAAGAGAAAAACGTCAACCTGCATTTGCAAACTTTCTGACTTTAATCCATTGCACAATTCCTAAAGATTTGTCATGAGTTGCGACACTTATCGAAACCCCTTCCGGCCTATCGGCCACCTTCCCTAAGGAAGGACGTTAGAGAAAATATTCTTGGCACATCTGACGGTATTCTTCTTTGTCCTCTGCATCACGGCTGTAGAGCAAATAATCCTGAAGGTAACGGCAACCCCGCGCAATCATCTCATCAAGGGTCTCCATCTTCCACAGGCGCACAGTATCGTCTCCAGAAGCAGAGGCAATTGTCTTTCCATCGGGGCTAAATCTTACGTCAAAAACTCTGTCAGTATGACCTTGGAATACAGCCAGCTCATCTCCTTGCAAGTTCCATAGTCTCACTGTTCCATCCTTAGAAGCAGAAGCAATCGTTTCTCCATCGGGACTAAATGCAATATTCCAAACTTCGTCAGTATGACCTTGGAATACAGCTAACTCTTCTCCTTTCAAGTTCCACAACCTCACTGTTCTGTCTCTAGAAATAGAAGCGAGGATTTGACCATCGGGACTAAACCTTACCTTGATAACCTCATTGGTATGACCTTTAAGCACAGCAATGCTTTGTCCTTTTATGTTCCACAACCGCACTGTATTGTCATCAGAAGCAGAGGCAAGGATTTGACCATCAGGGCTAAATCGTATGTTCCCAATTCCGCTAGTATGACCTTGAAATACAACCAACTCGTCTCCTTGCAAATTCCACAGTCGCACTGTGTTATCTCTGGAAGAAGAGGCAATGGTTTGACCATTAGGACTAAATCTCACGTCAAAAACCACATTAGTATGGTTTTGAAGGATGGCTAACTCTTCTCCTTGTAAGTTCCATAATCGTATTGTGCTGTCATCAGAAGCCGAAGCGAGAGTTTGACCATCTGGACTAAATCTAATT from [Leptolyngbya] sp. PCC 7376 includes:
- a CDS encoding endonuclease domain-containing protein, with protein sequence MPKIIPYRPHLKALARELRKNMTRGEATLWQYLKGKKLLGYNFDRQRPIDDFIVDFYCKDLMLAIEVDGASHNDENAQLKDEIRQRTIESFGVKFLRFSEGDVCNHSEDVVAAITHWITQNSPFE
- a CDS encoding bifunctional ADP-dependent NAD(P)H-hydrate dehydratase/NAD(P)H-hydrate epimerase, with the translated sequence MSTINPENIVVFAEEMRQIETEIFAQEMPVPALMEKAALSIFQHIQIHYPQSEYLSVSVLVGSGHNGGDALVVARELHLAGYQVLLYCPLPKFKSLTQKHFDYAQFLGIDCAENIDNFLDCKLIIDGLFGFGLEREVTGHLAILIERINQRNKTVVSIDLPSGLHTDTGEALGIAIEATESLCLGLWKRLYVQDQAIPYLGKPTRLDFGIPTQLLEPHTKIQRIDVTIAKRFLPLRRSPLTHKYKQGNLLLIGGSDQYAGSIILAGLGARATGVGMLTIAVPKSLKPLVVARLPEALVIGCPETEDGAIAELPDLDFVKYGAIACGCGLTLQGATNIMPKLVKQEVPLILDADALNWLAQNNLSQIQNRQAPTVLTPHLGEFRRIFPMIEETGDRLTMTQQAAQLSNTITLLKGAKTIVANPNGQIYCSTASTPALARGGSGDVLLGIAGGLLSQNPTKPLEVTATAAWWHAQAGILAAKEQTLAGVDGVTLATYLTKFLTTMDTCM
- a CDS encoding DUF2358 domain-containing protein is translated as MDIIEILQRDYQQFPKEQTFEIYADDVFFKDPLNEFRGVTKYKKMIGFLGRWFQNIQLELHEIQRDNATICTDWTLNMTCPLPWQPRLSISGYSLLEVNEQDLIISHIDYWNDAPLKVLGQVFKFG